The DNA region TCTTCTACACGCAGGCGCTGGAGTGGACGCCGCGCCGGGGCGGGAAGGGCGTGATCCGGCGCCGGCGGCAGCTGGACGTGGCGAAAAAACAGCTGATGCGCGTCACCGACCTGTACGACGACGAGCGCGGCGGCGACACCGGCGGCCGGGAGGAGGTGCTGCTGCGGCGCCTGAACGAGGGCAGCACCGCCGGCATGCGCGACGTGGTGGAAACCCTGCAGCCCGAGCAGAACGAGGCGATGCGCTACCCGGCGGGCACCCCGGTGATCATTCAGGGGGCGGCCGGGTCCGGGAAGACCACCATCGGCTTTCACCGCCTGGCGTGGATGACGAACCGGGAGCGGGGCGTGCACCAGGCGCGTGCGGAGGCGTGCATGGTCCTGATGCCGAACCGGGTGCTGGCGGCGTACGCGGGCCGGATCCTGCCGGAACTGGACCTGCACGCCGTGAACGTGACCACCCCGGAAACGTGGGCGACCGGCCTGCTGGGACTGGAGAAGCTGGAGGTCACGGACCGCACCCTGAGCCTGCTGCTCACCGACCGGGACAACACCCGCCGGGCGCTGGCGTGGCGCCGCGCGAAGCTGCTGGGCGACGCGCGGATGCTGGACGTGGTCCGCACGCACCTGTGGCACCGCTGGAACGCGGGCCTGAAGGGCCACGGCCTGAACGAGGGGCTGGAGGTGCCGGGGCGCGCCCCGCTGACCTTCACGCTGACCGAGGTGGACCTCGCGGGGCTGCTGCGGGACGTGTTCGCGCAGGACCCGCTGGACGGGTACCGCGCCGGGCTGCGCCGCGCCATCGAGGCCGAGGCCATGGACCGCCTGAACGTCCCCGAGGAGCACGCGCCGGGGGTGCGGCGGCAGCTGTCCACGCCGCTGACGACCCTGCTGGGCCGCATCTTCGCGGGGACCACGCCGGTCACGGAAGCGCGGCGCCTGCTGGGCGACCCGGACGCCCTCAAGGCAAGCGGCCTGCTCACCGACCGGGAGGTGCAGCTGCTGATGACCGACCCGCTGTCCGGCATTCCCACCCCGCGCCGGGCTCACGCGGACGCGACCGAACTGCCCGTGATGCTGGCCGTGCAGGCCTTCACCGGCGGGATCGGGCGGGCGGTGGGCCGCACGCTGGAGCCGTTCGATCACGTGGTGCTGGACGAGGCGCAGGACTACAGCCCGCTGCTGTACGCGCTGCTGGGCCGTGCCACCCGCGACGGGCACATCACGGCGCTGGGCGACCTGAACCAGGGCATGCACGGGTACAAGGGCCCCAACAACTGGGAGGCGGTGCAGGCGATCCTGCCGGGCGCGCAGGTGCTGACGCTCTCGCGCACGTACCGCAGCACGCGGCAGATCACGCAGCTTGGCGCGCGGATCGCGAGCACCTACAACCGCGCCGCGGACGTGCACGGGGTGGACCGCGACGGCGCCGAGGTGCAGCGCTACAGCGGCGCCCCGGAACTGGAACTGCTGGCCCGCGCCGTGAAGGACGCGCAGGCGGCCGGGCACGAGAACATCGCCATCGTCACCCGCCGCGGCATCGACGCCGACCGCCTCAGCGAGGCCCTGCGCGACCATGACACGGACGCGCAGCCCATCACCACCCAGGAGCACCGCTACCGGGGCGGCGTGGTGATCCTCCCGGTGAACCTCGCCAAGGGCCTGGAATTCAGCGCGGCCATCGTCGCCAGCGCGAACGCCGAGACGTACGACGAGAGCACCGAGTACGAACGCCGGCTGCTGTACGTGTCGGCCAGCCGCGCCCTGCACTGGCTGGCGCTGGTCAGCGCCGGGGAACTGCACCCCCTGATCGCCTGACCCCGGGTGGCCTTCACGCAGGCCGAGGCTGCCGCTCAGTTCGCCTGCCTACCCTGGCGTCATGGGCGACACGAAGACGGGCCTGCCGGCGGATGCGGGCAACGGCATGAGCGAGCGTTCCGGGCATTACGACGAGTCGGACAGCGGCCGCACCGACACCCCGGTCGGCCAGCCCACCCAGGACACCACGCAGCCGGACGCCGTGCCCGGCCAGTCCGGCGGGCGCCCGGGCCTGAGCGAGACCGGCACGAGTTTCGACACGGCCCCGGGCGGCGACAAGGACCAGTAGCGCCTGCCGGCCCCGG from Deinococcus ficus includes:
- a CDS encoding HelD family protein, which codes for MSTHPDFDLEKEHLAGTVAAMLRQIEFWEDRDRNAGADLETSIIMADEAGEHAAMLSPHVHQPYFGSLKVRAGGREQTLYIGKHGFQDVKGPHHVVSWDSEVGSLFYTQALEWTPRRGGKGVIRRRRQLDVAKKQLMRVTDLYDDERGGDTGGREEVLLRRLNEGSTAGMRDVVETLQPEQNEAMRYPAGTPVIIQGAAGSGKTTIGFHRLAWMTNRERGVHQARAEACMVLMPNRVLAAYAGRILPELDLHAVNVTTPETWATGLLGLEKLEVTDRTLSLLLTDRDNTRRALAWRRAKLLGDARMLDVVRTHLWHRWNAGLKGHGLNEGLEVPGRAPLTFTLTEVDLAGLLRDVFAQDPLDGYRAGLRRAIEAEAMDRLNVPEEHAPGVRRQLSTPLTTLLGRIFAGTTPVTEARRLLGDPDALKASGLLTDREVQLLMTDPLSGIPTPRRAHADATELPVMLAVQAFTGGIGRAVGRTLEPFDHVVLDEAQDYSPLLYALLGRATRDGHITALGDLNQGMHGYKGPNNWEAVQAILPGAQVLTLSRTYRSTRQITQLGARIASTYNRAADVHGVDRDGAEVQRYSGAPELELLARAVKDAQAAGHENIAIVTRRGIDADRLSEALRDHDTDAQPITTQEHRYRGGVVILPVNLAKGLEFSAAIVASANAETYDESTEYERRLLYVSASRALHWLALVSAGELHPLIA